The following nucleotide sequence is from Pochonia chlamydosporia 170 chromosome 4, whole genome shotgun sequence.
CTGATTGAGCCGTCGTGCCCCGTTTTTCTATCCTTATAGTGCAGGTGAAATAAGAAATGTTGTTCGTTGTTCCGAAAATTGTAGCCATCCCCAAATTCCAGCCCCATcctccatcgccatctcCGTCCCCCCTCGAATTTTCTTTCACGTTCCCCTTTCCACTTTGACTCCTTCACCAACCCCATCACCCAAAATCAACACCGCGCATCACCAGATTGCATCGATTTGCCCGCGTCGTCGCTCCTGCGCCATCGTCAAACCAACATCATTTTATGCATTTCTCTCTGGGGAATTCAGAGCCGCCGTCAGATTACCCGTATCTACGCATTCGGTGCACATTTGCGCAGACAAAGTGCGTCTTGTCGGACGCCGTCGTTGCCCGACCGCTTTCCTGTGGTTCGTGAGGCTATTCGCATTTCCTACACCTGGCAAGCTCGAGGGGTGGCTCCACGCTCCACGCTCCACGCTCCTCGCCGCTGGCTGCTGCTTGCGCACGGCGCATCCGCAGTCTATTTTTTTCAACCAGTCACGTCGCTTGCCCGTCCGCGCTACGCCCAACAGCCAATCACCTGCCTCGCATCTGCAACTGACAGTGGCCAACTTGAGCAGTTTCCGATCCTGGGGATTGATTGCCACACCAAACAAGGCACCTCGCGAAAAGAATCCCTTTAGACGCAACACACCCTTCACTTCTGCTTCTACTGTTGCGTCATCGTTCCCATCCTGTTCGTCTGTCTGTGTACCTCAGCTACAGTTCATGGCGATTCTATTAGCCGGAGCTTGGATCCTTTAGACTTTTCCTTTATCTGCCTTtccatttctttcttcttgtcttcaGTCGCATTTCATCATACCCGGGCTTCCTCAAGCTCCTACATAATCATTTAATCTATTCGCCGATGCCTCGACCTTAAGTAGCACTCTACATAACGGGCTGCATACAATAGATATTCGACACTGCATATACGATTCGATCAGACTTGTGTCGAGAGCTGGTATTCGGGATACACCTTCTCGTCCACTTCGGGCCTCTCTGCATCTTGCGATATAGACACCGGCTTTGCTATACTCTGGTTTCGCTACCAAAGAGGCTCAGACACCACGACCAAATCAGCAACGTCGCGATGGACAAGGACCGGGAACAGATAGTCGTGGGGAGCGACCAGTCCCCGGCACAGCGACAGTTGACCTTTCAATCGTACCAACAACCCTCACCAAGCGGTACCACGGCAAGTGGGCGTGCCCCAGCTCAGAAGCGATACGAACTCATCGACGGACAATGGGTACAACTCACCGCCGCCGGCCTTCCAAGGAAGAAGCCTGGTAGGAAACCTGGCTCCACGGTAAAGCCCAAGACGACCGATGGCACCGACCCTGCCAAGGCTCGGAAGCCTCGAAAGCCTCGCGACCCCAACGCCCCGCCTCTGCAGCGGAAGCGCAAGATGACAACTGCTTCAGATGCGGATGGAGATTCTGATGCCTCTCGGACTCCCTCGGGGCAACACGTGAACGTCTCGTCTCCATCGCAACAACACCTGCTTCTTGGAGCTTCTGATCAGCGAGGCTCTCCGAAAATGCCAAAGAGGGAAGGCTATCCAGGCTCAATGCAAAGCATTTTAAATGCTGACCCCCCCTCCACCTCAATACCTGTACGCAGCAGCGGGCTTAGCTATGATCCCATTCGCGGTAACTACGACCCCGTTCGCGAGACTATTACATCCCACAGTGCCAATCCGTACTCATCAACCTCGGGCTCGCCTCGTGGTCCAACTCAAGCAGCCAACCGATCTCCTTCAATAGCGAGCATGATTGAACCACAGGCTCGAACCGCGACCTCACCTAGCTTATCACAGCATGGACAGCAAACAGCTTCGGCTCACGGCCGTCTTCACGGCCAAGACTCATCATCCGTGCCGCCTTCGCCTTCCTACAAAGCTGCATCAGTTCTCGGTACTCGCCCAGGCGCGGCGGACCCCAAGAAGGAGAGCGCCGTCGCTACTATTCAACGACCAGTCATCAACCAGGCCAACTTCACGACTATATCCAACGGCCCAATTCGAAGGGCCTCTCCGAAGCTGAAACCCACCACGGGCGTATCTACGCCCAGAACAGACACTCTCGATGATTTCCAAGACAGTGAAGGGCGTTCCATTCTGGACTTTGGAAAGGCCCGGCCGGGTGAGGAGTTCCAGGCTCCCACAATCGTGTTGAACATCCCTATTAAAGCCGGCGAAACCAACAAATATGTCAATTTTATGCGATTAGCTGAAGATCGATATGGATGGGATGCCCTTCACCCTCGCCAGGCTGCCAACCGGGACCGCAAAGCACGTATCGAAGCTGCTACTGCGTCCCTCGAAAAAGCTGAGCTCGGCCGCGAGTCTGGAGATGAAATGTCACTCGATAACTCTGATGGGGAAGCCAGTAACCCGGAGAATGGAGGTACCAGTGGGCCCGATGCTCAGGtgaagcccaagaagaagagaaacttCAAGGAGGACCAGTATGATGTCGATGACGATTTCGTTGACGATTCAGAACTACTATGGGAAGCACAGGCTGCGGCTAGCCGGGATGGGTTCTTTGTCTATTCTGGACCACTTGTCCCGGAAGTGGAAAAACCAGCGATGTATGTTTCAGTCTCCCGcgtttggtgttttggtaTTAGTACTAACAAGATCCACAGCCCTCATGAGCGACCTAAGCGTGGCCGAGGCAGTCGAGGTGCCCGTGGCAGCAGAGGCTCAACCAGAGGCGGCACTGGGACAGGGCGTGGCGGTGGCCCAGGATCCCGTGGAGGTACGGTTACCAGAAAGCCTCGCATCACCAAAGCCGAGCGGTTGCAGCGTGAACGAGAGAAGGCGGAACGCGAAAGTATGGCACAAATCAACAAGACGCCTACTAATGGATACGTGCTCCAaccatcaacgccagctttTTCTGTCAGTGAACTGGGTGCTTAGGCAAGCCCACAGTACTTCACAAATAGCGTATGGCCGATGCCGTTTCCTGGCCAAAATGCTCGTGATTTGCATGAGGATTACCAAGCGACTTCTCGGGACCCTATGCTGTCCCCTCTGCTACCATTTGCGACGTATCGTCGTGAAGAACCATACTTTCGGAGATCCTATCAGGCGCAGCCGTAATGCTGCTCGCCATATCAGTGGAACTATTTCAACCTGTTGGAGTTCCTCCCTTGGGTGTGTATAAATGTGTATTTGGGAGCTGCTACTGGTGGTGCATATTGGCAACGAAATTTTCATTCGCACCATTTAATGTTTGTGGTCTCTTTAACGGCGTTTTTGAGTCGTTTTTCATTTCATGGGATACCGACTCGACCTGATTTTGGAGTTCTGGTATTCAACTAAATAAAGCACACACGGCTTTGAAGTGTGCCTCACAGTCAAGGACGATGCATACTCATTTGTGTTGGGCGTTTGGACTGGTTAGGTCAACATTTTTGTCTTGTATGGAATATTACTTTTGCTCAGTTCGGTGTGCGTGTGTCTTCTGAGACGGTTGATTGATTTTCAAGAGCCGAAACcgtctgtctggtgatgGCTACGATTGGCGTTTTACCCAAATGTATCGAGTATGAAGTTGCTGAAACAAGCATCAGGTGTTCAAGGACAGTCTTGTGTAAATAGCGTGCACCAGGGCATATACACATAGATGTTGACCATTAGCGATTCTATATCTGCTTCTCTAGTTTATGGGGTGCATGTTCCGTTCTTTCATATTAACCCAGGTAGTGAGAACATGGTGAATACCGAGGCGGCGTCTCACCATGCTCCCGGATTCTCTGACCACATAACCGTGTTGTGCAAGATGCTGTTAAATTTGGCCCAAATCGCTTTTTGCGACACTATGTAGCTACGCAAGATATACTTTGTCATGCCAACTCTGCCCACATATAAACTCCGCGTCAGGTCTTTCTCCCGTACGGCAAGCGTCCACCTCCTGACTGTCACCGTTCTAGCCTGGTTGTCTCCCTCCATGCGCGTAAATCCGATCCATTGGGCAAAACGCGAAACCCTTCACTATGCGATGCTAACTTCTGAAATCTCCCCCATTTCGTTTTTCTGCTCTGCACCGACCTTGTATGTAGCGCGCCATCTCAGCTTGACGGACTCTACTTTTTGGTTGCGGTTGCCAGCGTGCCAAATGTCTACTTCTTGGGTGATACCACGGCTCTGCTTGGGAGCCAGATCGCGGCCAGTTTGGGGTTTCAATTGCAGTTCGTAGCCCTGTAATAGAGTTAGTTTGAAAATAATTTGGCGCTGACTTCTTTTAGAATTCGTCTTTGGTCTCACGAACCTTGGTGACTGCCAGCTGGAAGTGAAGCTCGGTAATGGGCTGGGCAGAGTTGTtagaaaaggcaaaggccatgTGAATTGAATTGCTTGCGCCGGTGGTACGCCCGGCGAGGAAATCCGTGCGCAATAAGGACTGGTTGATTGATCCCCTATATTCCTTCGGCTTGCTAGTCGCTGGTGCAGGTAGTGAAGATGAAAAGTTCCattcgtcatcgtcgttggaCACGCCAGAGGTCTGAGGGGGTGGtggagttggtgttgaagacgatgcAGCTCCAAGTGCGGCAAACGGATCTGAGGCTGGCGGGTATGAAGGAGGTTTGGGTTGCTGATGTGCTGCAGGTTGCGGAGTGCCAGATTGTGACACCGCAGGCGACGTGAAAGAGGCAAATTGAGAAAATGAAGGCGTCTGGTTGGAAACGTTGCCACTCGCACTATTGTCCTGGGTCATGGAAGACAGTAAAGCTGGTCCAGGGATGTCTGTTGCGCAGCACAGGTTAGCTGAAGAGTTTCAACGTTTCACACCAAGTAGACGAAGTGTCGAACATGGCACTTACTCTGATTAGCCCCAAAGCCAAGCACGATATTACCTCCCTGGCCAAAGTTGTCTGATGAGTTGCCAATATCCAGTCCTAACAAGTCATTCTCCAAACCACCGGCCTGTGAGCCGCCACCCCCGGCGGCACCATTGTTTTCGCTATTAGCATTGCCATTAGATTCAGTTGCTGCATCGGCATCGAAATCTATCAGAGATAACTCGTTCGCCGCGTTGCCAGAGGCAGACGAAGGGTTTGTAGCCGCAGACGGAATCGGAGCCCCTGATGCAATTTTGGCCGCACCTTCCATATCGCCTTTCTTCATGAGCTTATATCTTTCGACAGTGCGGTGAATGCTGTCGTTGATCTCGAATAATCGGGCAACAGCCTCGTGGTCATCTGACTCCTCCTCACACATCTTCTGAATCTTGGGATGAGCGCTCTGTAGCGCAGAAGCCAGTTCGCTAAACACATCGCCATCGCTCATTTTGTCTCCGGGCTTGAAAGCCTCTAGACGTTCTTCAAGCAAccttgccttggcttgaatCTTGGCCACGTCTTCTGCTGCCTTAGCGCGGTAGTCCGTTTTGGACCGGGTATCGTAACCAGCCATCACCTTCATAAGGCGGTTCGCTTCTCGGAGGTCTTCGGGAGAACCACGTCGAATGAGCTCTTGCAGCTTCGCTGACTGCGCTtctttttcctcttcttccatctcctcagcAGATTTGAGATTCTGCCCCCAAGTTAGCACTCCAGAGTTGCAAAGATGGCCTAGTTTGGTCTGCAACGGCAACTTACATCGCTCGGATTCAACACCGCAGCATCTTCGTGTCGAACTTCAGGAAACATGTAGCCTTTGTAACTCAG
It contains:
- a CDS encoding histone promoter control 2 (HPC2) (similar to Cordyceps militaris CM01 XP_006666485.1), with translation MDKDREQIVVGSDQSPAQRQLTFQSYQQPSPSGTTASGRAPAQKRYELIDGQWVQLTAAGLPRKKPGRKPGSTVKPKTTDGTDPAKARKPRKPRDPNAPPLQRKRKMTTASDADGDSDASRTPSGQHVNVSSPSQQHLLLGASDQRGSPKMPKREGYPGSMQSILNADPPSTSIPVRSSGLSYDPIRGNYDPVRETITSHSANPYSSTSGSPRGPTQAANRSPSIASMIEPQARTATSPSLSQHGQQTASAHGRLHGQDSSSVPPSPSYKAASVLGTRPGAADPKKESAVATIQRPVINQANFTTISNGPIRRASPKLKPTTGVSTPRTDTLDDFQDSEGRSILDFGKARPGEEFQAPTIVLNIPIKAGETNKYVNFMRLAEDRYGWDALHPRQAANRDRKARIEAATASLEKAELGRESGDEMSLDNSDGEASNPENGGTSGPDAQVKPKKKRNFKEDQYDVDDDFVDDSELLWEAQAAASRDGFFVYSGPLVPEVEKPAIPHERPKRGRGSRGARGSRGSTRGGTGTGRGGGPGSRGGTVTRKPRITKAERLQREREKAERESMAQINKTPTNGYVLQPSTPAFSVSELGA
- a CDS encoding VHS domain-containing protein (similar to Neosartorya fischeri NRRL 181 XP_001264996.1), with protein sequence MEAASARAAARDRWSEFGHAPSQLQRFIQGACSPENYEPNLALSLEIADLINSKKGSAPREAATMIVSYINHRNPNVALLALSLLDICVKNCGYPFQLQISTKEFLNELVRRFPERPPMRPTRVQAKILEAIEEWRVTICETSRYKEDLGFIRDMHRLLSYKGYMFPEVRHEDAAVLNPSDNLKSAEEMEEEEKEAQSAKLQELIRRGSPEDLREANRLMKVMAGYDTRSKTDYRAKAAEDVAKIQAKARLLEERLEAFKPGDKMSDGDVFSELASALQSAHPKIQKMCEEESDDHEAVARLFEINDSIHRTVERYKLMKKGDMEGAAKIASGAPIPSAATNPSSASGNAANELSLIDFDADAATESNGNANSENNGAAGGGGSQAGGLENDLLGLDIGNSSDNFGQGGNIVLGFGANQNIPGPALLSSMTQDNSASGNVSNQTPSFSQFASFTSPAVSQSGTPQPAAHQQPKPPSYPPASDPFAALGAASSSTPTPPPPQTSGVSNDDDEWNFSSSLPAPATSKPKEYRGSINQSLLRTDFLAGRTTGASNSIHMAFAFSNNSAQPITELHFQLAVTKGYELQLKPQTGRDLAPKQSRGITQEVDIWHAGNRNQKVESVKLRWRATYKVGAEQKNEMGEISEVSIA